The nucleotide window aaagggataaatggaaaacaaacagtttgattgtgaggagtttgggacacctaaatagCTTATGAAACTAATCGAGTAGGTGCCCCAAATTTTAATCAGGCGAAAGAGATGAACGGTGGGtgggaaatgttttgtttctttccccTCCGCCTTATCAATTGTTTCGGCTTGTACTGTGAATGACTGTGTAAGCATAGTTAGTCGctaactactaactatggttcgAGACATGATCAGATCTGATATCGAGATGTCGATGATTTGTCAAGCTAGAGTAATCACGTGATACTTGTAGGACTGTTTTCAATTGTATGATTTATCACTTGTGTTACGAATTGAACATACACAGAGTTGTTTTAAATTAAAGAAACCCTAAAAACTTAGCAGTATATGCTTTGAATGGGCATTCATCACTGCCcaattattatttcttcttATTGCCTTTCCTTCGTAACTGTTGCAAAGCAGTTACTTCTTTGCGTGACATTGCTCGAGTATGGCCCACCAGATTGTAATCTTCGCGCAAGATCTAAAAGAGAATGTCTAAGTGTCTGCTGGTATTCGGCTGCGTCCGCTATTTTGAAAAGGCGAGCACCTCGCAGGAGTTTGTGGGGCCTTGATGGACGCCAAGGACTGGACCGAGAGTTCGATGAATTTGAGGTTTTCATAAATTCGAGCGCGAAGCGTAAGACGaggggaagagaaaaataagttTTCTATCACACCGCCTGCGTGCAGCGTCATTGCTAAGAGAGATCAAATCATCAAATACTCCACAACAGATTTCGAGGAGAGGGAATCTTTTGTTGATCTGTGAGCAGAGCATCCTTGTAAAACtggctattttttttctgtaattgtTTTTTCAGATTAAACTAGTGGAACAGACTATTGCATTAGGTAGTTGTCCAGAAATAGTACTTTAATAGTGGCGTGCACTCTTTCTAGAAATTGGACCCCTCGCATAACTCAGGCAGATATTGCAGTTCGCTATGGGAGAATGCAAGGCAATAGCGACTATATACGTAAtggaaaagtttgaaaataattcgTGGCCTGAAATTGACTTTGACTGTTCTGTGGTGGGGCAAGGGGGAGGGCTGAATTTGGAGGAGTGGTAACGAGAGGAAATTGGTCCAATTCAGCATCTAAACATCAACAACTTGGAAATGCTGGCCATCTTTTTAGGTCTCCAGGCCTTTGGTAGGGACAAATGCAAGGAACATGTTAGAATAATGTGTGATAATACTACAGCCAGACATTCTATTAACCGCATAGGATAAAGTCACTCTGCCTTCATAAGTCAATAGCTAGAGGGATGTGGGAGTGGTGTATATCTTAAAAGATATGGTTCAGTTCAGTGGGAAACAAAATCTTATGGCAGATTTTTAATCCAGAAGAAACTAAAGAGAATATGAGTGGCAGGTtgacaagttgtcacttttTAATGCCCTACAGAGACTAGATTTCAAGGCTGATACTGACTTGCTTTCCTCTAGTATAAGCCACCAGTTGTCAAAATGTGTGTTTTAAAGGGCTGATGACCCACAGGCTTTTGCTATTGATGCTCTAGAATAGGACATCTTACACCCTTTAATATATGAATTCATGTATAGGACAACCTAATTCAACCACAGTTTAATTACTTGTCTGGGGCAGCTGCGGCAGTGGTCTCTCTGAAAAGCTTCAGAAGCTCCAAAGTGCTGCAGCCCGTATTTTATGACTCTAACATCGATGAATTGTTCCGGGCACTGGGTTTGCGTAAACTGAAATACCAAAGACTGGAATCAGCTGCTGTTATGATGTACAAGTCTGTATATGGGATGACCCCGAATATCTGTGTTCTAGATTTGTTTTTCGAAACGACGTAACATCATATCGATTAAGGTATACTGGAAATAAATTGGCTCTTCGGCAGCCCCGCACCAACTATTTAAAGAACAATTTCTCTTATAGCGGAGCTGGGTTGCGGAACAGCCTATCCAGTGGCCCTTGTGCAGCAACATCATTACAAGACGTGAATTTAATCTGTGTCACCACAGTTTTGAATAAGTTTTAACTCGGCTTTCTTGTAAAGCAGCTTTTAGCATGTAGTTAATTGTATTTTAAGTTAGTTATTTTAATTAGGGATGattttagttaaaatttttatcttttatatcTTTATAATCTCTTTGCTGAAGGATctaccgtgtataaataaagttatcaCCACCTTGTAAAGTGGCTCTATATAGTTTTTTGGCGCGCGAAGAATAGGTACGAATCGCGCAAGCACGAGAGTATTTACGAAGAATTTCTATTCTGATGACTTCACCAAAAACAAAGGTTTatgagtgatctaaaaacgcaTATTAGGTGCGTTCGAGACGGTGATTTTTTTATGACAATTGGCACTTGAATaggctttctttttctctcgCTGTTtggaaaaaatcatcaaattttacacatacattaatgtcatacgcgtcaaaaacgaaaattgcaaattcctccaaaatttttttacagattttcttgtagctttgtcagttgaaactccttggatgtttactctgtttcccctgaaacaaagaaaatcaccGCGTAGAAACTTAGGAACACCGTCTAGAAGTCAGTTAGGTTAAAAAAACAAGCCAAccatctctatcagtagttgccatagcaacaacatttaggttctgaaagagtcttcaTATGTAGTCTAACTCTAcaggtttttattattgaccttcTACGGGGTGCTTTGTGATAAAGATTTGCCAACGgaaaattatttatgcagatgtAATATCAAATTAATTACAATTAACTACATGTAATTGCAGAGAAGTATATCGAGCTACCTTAAATAAAAAGTTACCACCATCCTATTTAGGTCCATTTAAAAACAAGAGTACTTGCCTAAAACTTAAGTAGTAAATAAGAACCAAATGTCGACGTGGTTTTTTTAATTGTGTAGTATTGACATGATACTTGTGGGCCatcgtggaaaaaaaaaagatggacAAAGGGGGAGAATGGTGTCCTCAGTAGTGTCCCAGTGTAATTTGTCGAGGATTGTAGAAGTAAAATGCTAAATATCTCAATATCCTTGCATAGCCTTTTCAGAGGATTACGTACTTTTTCTCACGACCTGCCCGTTCAGAAGGTCATGGATTTTCATTAACGTCAATTGCCTCCAAATGTGAAGCGAAGTTACGTAGTAGACGGGTAAAATGAGGATGTTAAATAAGTGGTCAATGCTATAACAAACATCAGGATGTTAAAGTACCAGCATTTGTAGCCTAATAGCAAGATCACACTCATGATACTCCTTCGCTTTCTTCAGGTCACCATGATCATGAAGTACAACAACGAAGTTGTTAttagaagttgcgacatcaggatttTGAGGACCCAACTTTTGCAACCTAATATGAACAGCACGcttatgatactcctttgcttgctttaGGTCACTTTGATTATGAAGTACAGCAGCTACGTTTTTATACGAAGTAGCGACAGAGGCATGCTTTGGTCCCAACTTTTATAGCTTAATGTCTAGAGCACGCTCAAGATACTCATTTGCTTTCCTCAGGTCACCTTGGTCATGAAGTACGGCAGCTAATGATAAGTTGTAATAAGAAGTTGGGACAGAAGGATGTTGAGCTCCCAATTTTTGTAACATAATATCAAGAGTACGCTCAAGATgttcctttgcttgcttcaggtcaccttctTCATGAAGTACAGCTGCTAAGTTGTTAAAAGAAGTAGCGAAAGAGGGATGTTCTGGTCCCAACGTTTGTAGCGTAATATCAAGAGCACGTTCAAGAtactcttttcctttctttcttttccctttgattttttCAGGTCATCTTCATCACGAAGTTGCAACAGAAGGATGTTGAGGTCCCAACGTTTGTAGCCTAATATCAAGAGCACGTTTAAGATACTCCCTTGCTTGGTTTAGGTCACCTTGGTCAACAAGTACagcagctaagttgttataagaagttgcgacagatggatgttgaggccccaacgTTTGTAACCTAATATCAAGAGCACGTTTATGATACTCCATAGCTTGCTTCAGGTCatcttgatcacgaagtacagcAGCTATGTTGCTATAACAAGTTGcaacatcaggatgttgaggtcCCAACGTTTGTAGTTCAATTTCAAgcgcacgctcatgatactcctttgctttttTCAGGTCGCCTTGGTCACCCAGCAAagcagctaagttgttataagaaatTGCAACTGAAGGATGATGTGGTCCCAATGTTTGTAGTGTAATATTAAGCGCACGCTCATGACactcctttgctttcttcaggtcaccttggGCACCCAGTACagcagctaagttgttataagaagttgcaaCTGAAGGATGTTGTGGTCCCAATGTTTGTAGTGTAATATTAAGCGCACGCTCATGacactcctttgcttgcttcaggtcaccttgggCACTCAGTACagcagctaagttgttataagaagttgcgataaaataatgttttggtCCCAACGTTTGTAGCATAATatcaagagcacgctcatgatactcttTTGCTTGTTTCAGGTCACTTTGGTTAtgaagtacattagctaagttgttgtaagaagttgcgacatgaGGATGTTGAGGTCCCAACGTTTTTAGCCTAATATCAAGAGCACGTTCAagatactcctttgctttcctcaggtcaccttgatcaagAAGTACAGCAGCTAAGTTGTTACAAGAAGTTGCGACATGAGGATGTTGAGGTCCCGACGTTTGTAGCATAATATCAAGAGAACGCTCaagatactcctttgcttgctttaGGTCACCTTGGTCAACAAGTACAGCAGCTAAGTTGCTATAAGAAGCTGCGACAGAAGGATGTTGAGGTCCCAACGTCTGTAGCATAATATCAAGGGCAAGcttatgatactcctttgcttgcttcagatCACCTTGGTCACCCAGTAGAACAGCTAATTTGTTATAAGTAGCTGCAACGGAAGGATGTTCAGACCCTAACATTTCAAgcttaatagcaagagcacgctcgaAATGACGTTTTCCCTCTTGAAGCTTCCCCATCATGAATAATAGGTTACCCGTGAGAGAATAGACTCGTGCTGCATATTCGTCATAAAGTATAACACCGTGGGAAATTAACTTTGTGGTTAAACTAACAAAGCGTTCTGCTGCTTTGAAGTCGAATTGAACACAACAAATCTCACCAAAGCAACTAAAATAACCTGGATAATCTTTCACATTAAAAATGCTGTTATTGATGGCTTCAGACAAGCCATTTTCCCTGAAAATAGCTTCAATTTGTACTGAAAGGAATCTCAAATGAGGAACTAGTAACCTAAACTCATTTGTCATAAAATCGTTTGAGACAGTTGCCCTGTCTATTGTGAATTGATTCAACGACAAAATGGACGCATGAACTACTTCAAAACGTTCAGTCTCCGAATGCTGTTTGATAAGACGTTGGATGACATCTCTTACAACTTGATGTATGCGAACGTAGACTTCTCCGTTGCCTTCCTCCACTAACAGGAGCGAGCTTCTGCGAATCCTCAAACCAATGACATCTTTGTTCTTAAATTCGTCTCCTGTGTTCACATCGCTATTCTCCTCGGCCTTCTGAATGAAGTTGGTTACAACGTCAAGGTTTAATGGTTGTGGCGCACAAagagaaataatattgaatGCGTGTTTTAGAACTCTGTCGGATGACATCGACTTTTCCACGGCTAACTCAATCGCGGCAGTCATAGAATATGGGTAACTTGCATTTGTGTTTGAAAGAAAGGCCTCAGTGTTTTTGAGTTGGCCTTCGTCAAGTTTCTCGAGAAAGTCTCTCCAGCTCACGTTCGATGATGGTTTATTCTCGCAAAGTAGTTTTACAAACGTAGCGGCGCTTGCTAAGGCAAGAGGTTGATAATCTAACGCATATGCAACTTTTTTTGCTGAGTCATCGTCAGCGATACCGGATATGGTGGCCAATAAGGAGGTGGCGTCAGATGGCGCCATGCCCTTGCTTACAGAGACTTGTTTAATGAAACTGTTATCTGGAGGGATAGAAGCGGTGTCCTGAGATGTGATCAGCAATTGACCTTTAGCCCAGTGGCTGTTGCCTATGTCGGGCAAATAAGCACGCATCTCAGCTATGCTGACGACATTGTCAACTAACAACATCCACGACGAATAAAGCTCCACTTTGGTACCAGCCAAAGACTTTATGTAAGCGATCTTTTTCTCTGTCTTCAGGTGTTTGTCATTCAAAGTGTTGGTAATTGCATACTCTGAACACTTGAGATGTCGAGCAAAAGAGACACATGAATCTAAAAGCGTGTCAAGGTTTGTAGCATTCAAAGTCATCACAAATGCATCCGTGCTTTCCTTGAAAATTTGCTCTGCTACGAGTCCAGCCAACTGAGATTTGCCGCTTCCAGGATTTCCTGAGATGTAAAGGTAGCTTAGTCGGCTCTCATTGGTCTCTCTTAGTTGTTTTAACTCTTGAGCTATGTTAGCCACCTCGTCATTTCGCCCGGCAATATCGTGCGAAGGCTTGGGCGGAAGAATGCAAAAGGGCGTGGTCTCACCCTGCAATTGATCTTCAAGGACTTTGACTTCCTGCTTGAGCTTGTCAACTTCTTTCAAAACCTTATCCAAATGGCTTGTGGGAAAGTTTGCTTGATTTCTGATTTCTTGGATCTTTACAATGGGCAGGCCAAGAGCTTGAAACGCACCCTGGACTTTGGTGATTGCACTTTGAAATTTTGGTTCAGAGATGTGGCCTCGAGGCAAATGAGCAAAGTCTTGGTTACGGAATTTTCTCAGATCATCTACGTTTGACCGGACTATTGCATTTAGACCATGCCCAATAGAATCGGAAAACAGGATAGCGTAAAACAGCATTGTGCAATCCCATTCGGCTCTATTTCCATTGATCATGGTTGCTAatagttctttgtttcttgcttGGTTTCGTGGAGACTCCccgtttttgaagtcttgtccgTTTTTGGCCTCATCTTTCCATTCTCCAAGTGTACTTGCGTAACGGTTGTCCCATTCCTGTTTGAAGATCGTTCTCAGACCGTCCGTTAACTCATCAGTGGTAATGCAGCAGATCCTGAAGTAGTTGAGTTGCTCCTCCGTGTATTCTGATACCGTGGCCATATGCAGCGCTCTATGAATACCAATCAAATTTTTCAATCATCAGGACAACTTCGAGGTCCATAGATTTAATCAGATACTAAATGGTATTAAATGCGCATGAGGCAGCAAGCGACTTGTACACAAATGTAAGTAAAGTTTTATTCATTGTTACCTTAAATTGATGTCTAAGCCTTCTATGTAATTAAATTCTCAAATTCTTAATCCTTGTAATGTTACGTCACTGTCAATTACACAAGAGGTAGGCACGAATGGTCTCCCAAACCAATCCGCCTTCTGACAAGGAAAAAGGACCACTAAACTGTTTTCTGATGTTCTGATAGTAATCCTCAGTCATATATGTTACACATTGTGTGAATAATGAAAACAACCTAATGTACCGCGATCAGAACAACGGGGAAAGTAAACAAAACGTCTGTCTTAAAACGAGCGAGAGTACTATCTGAACCTCAGTACTATCTCTTCTCGTATTCGCTGAAACGCAGGCATGCTGTTATTACCGTGCCCCTTCTTCCATGGTGGCGTGATGTCGAGGTTCATTCTCATGATGAAAAGAGCAGACAGTTTATCTGTAAAAATCGCTGTGGCTCCTAATTACTGGCCAAGATCGAAGGATTGGTTCCAGTTAAGATAAGCGCGCAAAGTCTTCCAAAACGATACCAGTGGTTTATCAGACCGCGGAACGACGTAAATGCGTTGAGcaaggagaaaaagaagaagaagcagaaatTAAATATTCTACTTCAGACTTAAGATGAGGTCACATGCTCACTGTTTATATCAAACATTCCTTTACGCATACTCTCGAGTTTCGCTTCTGCTTTATGAATTTTCCATGAACCATTAAGTTCTTAATTTGCGGTAGATTTTACTCTCGCAATCCGTTGTTCGAATAAGACATGAACAGTAACTTGTGCTTACTAAAAGTTGAGCTGAACGACAACAAAGAAGACATTCAATTCACAGTCGCTGGACCGTGATATGTGCCAAgcatttataataatataattatgttACACAAAACGTTTTCACTTACTTACATTAAAGGTAAGACTTTCCCTCTGACGTCTTTATTAGTTGTTAAATGTTAAAAATTACTTTGCAGTCAGGAGGAGAACCGAGAGAGGCCACCTTTTCTCTAAAAAAGACAAGGAAAATCAACGCGATATTTTAAATTCATGTCTTGAAATGGACTAGGGGAAAAAGAAACAGTCTTGATCAAAACCAGCGCATTTCACCAAATAACATAAATGtaaatgttctttctttgaaaatccacggaattaaaattttaatcctTGCATTTGCCACTATTCTAAGGAATGGCATAAATTTTCGGtctattttgtaattatgcACTGAATTTATCTGAATCGtaataccacattttagtttggaacgcgttatAAAGCTAAAGTCACGCGACCGATTTATGAATTGAGCCTCTCGTTCCCTGCAAATCCTTGCCTTGCTAAATAAAAGTGAAATTATAAGTTCCTCTAAGTTATAGCAATAATTGTTCCtatttaataaattatattcTCACGATCCACTTTCGCTTCATCAATTTGCGTCTAGTCTCCGGCCTCTTTTGCAGTGGGGCACTTTTATCTGTGTTGGAATGACACTTGAGTAGCAACTTGTGCTTGATAAACGTTGATATACATTAAAACCAACAAGCATAATCGTGCATTTTGCTATAAAACATCATTTACGAATCCGACGTGAAGTTTCACATTCGCTGGACCGTGCGATCCGTTAAACATCATTCCACTACAGATGCCTACCAAAAACATTTCACATACCTTTATGTTAAACGAAAAGCCGCTATCTTGATTACTCCTTATTAAGTTGAAAATCACTTTGCAGTCAGCAGCAAAACTAAGAGGACAAATAAGCATAAAGGAGGTCACGTTTGGTTTTCGGGCAAACATCAATCAAGCAACTCAAAGTAAACACTCACAACAGTTTCAGTTAACCTTACCTAGATTAATGTAAGTGCTTGAGAAGTCAATAATGTCGACACCGAGACTGAGAAAAGATGTGAATAATAAGCGGTGTCGGTATTCTGAAACGACAGAGCAAACATGAGCTTTTTGGATTCGTGGCGCTGAAATAGACGTACAAGGAGAACAACTGATCAAGTCAAACTCACACTCTAGAAAAATAGGTTGTGCCAGCCTTAATTCTTGCCCAGTTAAATAGAAGAGGGAAGTCGATGTCATGTGGCTACTTATTACTGCCTACGTTTGAGGAGATGGTTCCAGCAAATATGGCACGTGGGCAAAGCCTTCCAGGGGGGAGCGTAAGTGGGGTCtgaaaaccgcaaaaccgcagAGAAAAACATTAAATTACCGCAAAACCGCATCGAAATTTCCCAAATTGGTAAAAACCGTACACCGCCTAATCTTGTGAAACCGCAATACCACAGATACAAGATAAAAATTCCCGCAAAACTGCATCAAAAAGCAAAGCAATACCGCATAACCGTCACCCTCCTTCCAGAGCGATACCCGCGAGTAATCCAGCAGAACGCCGGATACAAACGCTATGCTAATTCATTACCGTGAGACTTAAAGAGCAACTGAGGAAAATTGAATGAAGAGAAGTAAATCAAATATTCAAAACCAGTTGGATAGACTTAATGCTGAGAAGGTAGTATGGAAAAAGGATTGATACGTTGTTAGTATAGTTTTTGGTTTACTTAGAGTTCATCTAGGAGTTGCTTCAATCGATATTTGAAGCTAGAGAATGATCTAGAACTATACGGTCAGTAAGCAAATGAATAAGAACTCGGAATGTTCTACAGCGCTGTCATATACATATTTAGAACGATGATCCACCTCTCGATTACGAAATGAACTATGTTTAGAAAATGATGAAAGTATATTTAAATTGTTAGGGATACTTTGAAGACAAACCCTTTTCTGACGTTACCGTATCATATTGTTTGTCGAATAAAGTCGTGAAACTTCGATTGAATACTCCTCCATTGGT belongs to Acropora muricata isolate sample 2 chromosome 9, ASM3666990v1, whole genome shotgun sequence and includes:
- the LOC136929394 gene encoding uncharacterized protein isoform X1, with the protein product MEEGARALHMATVSEYTEEQLNYFRICCITTDELTDGLRTIFKQEWDNRYASTLGEWKDEAKNGQDFKNGESPRNQARNKELLATMINGNRAEWDCTMLFYAILFSDSIGHGLNAIVRSNVDDLRKFRNQDFAHLPRGHISEPKFQSAITKVQGAFQALGLPIVKIQEIRNQANFPTSHLDKVLKEVDKLKQEVKVLEDQLQGETTPFCILPPKPSHDIAGRNDEVANIAQELKQLRETNESRLSYLYISGNPGSGKSQLAGLVAEQIFKESTDAFVMTLNATNLDTLLDSCVSFARHLKCSEYAITNTLNDKHLKTEKKIAYIKSLAGTKVELYSSWMLLVDNVVSIAEMRAYLPDIGNSHWAKGQLLITSQDTASIPPDNSFIKQVSVSKGMAPSDATSLLATISGIADDDSAKKVAYALDYQPLALASAATFVKLLCENKPSSNVSWRDFLEKLDEGQLKNTEAFLSNTNASYPYSMTAAIELAVEKSMSSDRVLKHAFNIISLCAPQPLNLDVVTNFIQKAEENSDVNTGDEFKNKDVIGLRIRRSSLLLVEEGNGEVYVRIHQVVRDVIQRLIKQHSETERFEVVHASILSLNQFTIDRATVSNDFMTNEFRLLVPHLRFLSVQIEAIFRENGLSEAINNSIFNVKDYPGYFSCFGEICCVQFDFKAAERFVSLTTKLISHGVILYDEYAARVYSLTGNLLFMMGKLQEGKRHFERALAIKLEMLGSEHPSVAATYNKLAVLLGDQGDLKQAKEYHKLALDIMLQTLGPQHPSVAASYSNLAAVLVDQGDLKQAKEYLERSLDIMLQTSGPQHPHVATSCNNLAAVLLDQGDLRKAKEYLERALDIRLKTLGPQHPHVATSYNNLANVLHNQSDLKQAKEYHERALDIMLQTLGPKHYFIATSYNNLAAVLSAQGDLKQAKECHERALNITLQTLGPQHPSVATSYNNLAAVLGAQGDLKKAKECHERALNITLQTLGPHHPSVAISYNNLAALLGDQGDLKKAKEYHERALEIELQTLGPQHPDVATCYSNIAAVLRDQDDLKQAMEYHKRALDIRLQTLGPQHPSVATSYNNLAAVLVDQGDLNQAREYLKRALDIRLQTLGPQHPSVATS
- the LOC136929394 gene encoding uncharacterized protein isoform X2, translating into MATVSEYTEEQLNYFRICCITTDELTDGLRTIFKQEWDNRYASTLGEWKDEAKNGQDFKNGESPRNQARNKELLATMINGNRAEWDCTMLFYAILFSDSIGHGLNAIVRSNVDDLRKFRNQDFAHLPRGHISEPKFQSAITKVQGAFQALGLPIVKIQEIRNQANFPTSHLDKVLKEVDKLKQEVKVLEDQLQGETTPFCILPPKPSHDIAGRNDEVANIAQELKQLRETNESRLSYLYISGNPGSGKSQLAGLVAEQIFKESTDAFVMTLNATNLDTLLDSCVSFARHLKCSEYAITNTLNDKHLKTEKKIAYIKSLAGTKVELYSSWMLLVDNVVSIAEMRAYLPDIGNSHWAKGQLLITSQDTASIPPDNSFIKQVSVSKGMAPSDATSLLATISGIADDDSAKKVAYALDYQPLALASAATFVKLLCENKPSSNVSWRDFLEKLDEGQLKNTEAFLSNTNASYPYSMTAAIELAVEKSMSSDRVLKHAFNIISLCAPQPLNLDVVTNFIQKAEENSDVNTGDEFKNKDVIGLRIRRSSLLLVEEGNGEVYVRIHQVVRDVIQRLIKQHSETERFEVVHASILSLNQFTIDRATVSNDFMTNEFRLLVPHLRFLSVQIEAIFRENGLSEAINNSIFNVKDYPGYFSCFGEICCVQFDFKAAERFVSLTTKLISHGVILYDEYAARVYSLTGNLLFMMGKLQEGKRHFERALAIKLEMLGSEHPSVAATYNKLAVLLGDQGDLKQAKEYHKLALDIMLQTLGPQHPSVAASYSNLAAVLVDQGDLKQAKEYLERSLDIMLQTSGPQHPHVATSCNNLAAVLLDQGDLRKAKEYLERALDIRLKTLGPQHPHVATSYNNLANVLHNQSDLKQAKEYHERALDIMLQTLGPKHYFIATSYNNLAAVLSAQGDLKQAKECHERALNITLQTLGPQHPSVATSYNNLAAVLGAQGDLKKAKECHERALNITLQTLGPHHPSVAISYNNLAALLGDQGDLKKAKEYHERALEIELQTLGPQHPDVATCYSNIAAVLRDQDDLKQAMEYHKRALDIRLQTLGPQHPSVATSYNNLAAVLVDQGDLNQAREYLKRALDIRLQTLGPQHPSVATS